The sequence attcaaggtcaaatatcaaaaaatctgctaaacagctgtttgtctggttttattttactgatgtcgaaagatgatcttgacaaaagttgaaggcagcaaaaggggccatctaatgacaccaacacctttgaccttgaactcgattttcaaggttatttgaaggtcattgtatttttttaacggcaacccctatttttgacctcggaatacggagcagcggaaaaaattactcggaaatgacatttcaagtttgccttagtgaccttgagaaggtcaattcaaggtcaaataagaagtatcagcctaagattgttttcctttcaattttttcgtagaattatcattttgttattataataaacattaagagaataattgacttaaaatgtgattatgctttgctgacttcaaagccatttttaacgtcaaaagtgcaaaaatgcaatataaaatgttatgtggagtccatatttatatcctaactttagtgttgcccaggaacaacgacgtggatgtaataggattgtgttccctttggggtgcttgattagagtgagtctccttgcctcttacttttattatgtacagatttgaatgtagatgcccaaagacaccaccatttttttggattctattcagttcttgggatgttttcgtaagcgaatttttatcctatctttagcgttactcaggaacgacgtgggcacaattggctactaattttcctcatcgaattttgcctgaatttattgttgaaataaataatttattttgtaaagatgatttttcatgttgaattttcccgcgactcattgttgaaatagacaatttttctaataagagatctcttttcatatgaatttatcctctactcattgttacttacacttagtattcaatagtttactagttattgaatagttattgattagccaaactaatcaaatatcatttgtttaacattttctctttttcattcattgacctttattttttctattaaaatttattactcatcgaaagctatctaatttgttcagtttggtaaaaacaaaattttttattgaacttgttataaatttttaacaatggctgattatccagccgctgaaagggttgatattttattgattcttggtgaatatagacgtaattatcgacaagctgcagccttgtatcgaattctatatcccgatagaagacatccaagtcatacaaccattcgtgagatttaccgtagagctcaacaagggcaactagcacgggttagagaacgtcgtaattacaacgaagatgatcttcgtgtaatggtcattttagcaatggttcatttgaatccccacgttagtacccgtgaaattcaaaggcaaagtggtatacctatggctactgcttggagaatactgagaagtcaacgttatcatccatatcatattactttgactcaggatctcacacctgctgatatgaggttaaggctacagttttgccaatgggcacgacaaatgattgctaatgatcgtcacttctttcaatacgtaatgttttctgatgaagcaaaattcaaaagcaatggagagcttaaccgacacaactgtcattattggtcgaatgttaatccgcattggtacaggcagatagataaccaaaatcgttggagtctagatgtttggtgtggaattgttaacggataccttgGAGGCCCATACTTTctcgatgaaaatgtaaatggccataattttttacagttcctgagagaacgtcttccagtacttcttgaagaagtagatttatacacaagagcaagaatgtggattcaattagatggagctcctgcgcactatgctcgaatagttagacaatatcttaatcaaaattaccgtgacaggtggattggacgcactggacgtggagatttgggttttcgatggccaccgagatctccagatatgacatcacccgatttctatttgtgggggtatttgaaagatgttgtttatgaacatgaatctacaacaagggaagatataatcagtagaacattttcagcagcgaattgaattgtgtatccaacaaaatggtggtgtctttgagcacctgcgttgaattttgagcaaaagtgagaggcaagggggctcactctaattaagcaccccgaaaagtgagaagCAAGGGGACTCATtttaatcaagcaccccaaagggaacacaatgctattacgtccacgtcgttgttcctgggtaacgctaaagttaggatataaatatggactccacataacatttgatattgcatttttgcacttttgacgttaaaaatggctttgaagtcagcaaagcataatcacattttaagtcaattattctcttaatgtttattacaataacaaaatgataattctacgaaaaaattgaaaggaaaacaatcttaggctgatacttcttatttgaccttgaattgaccttctcaaggtcactaaggcaaacttgaaatgtcatttccgatgtaattttttccgctgctccgtattccgaggtcaaaaataggggttcccgttaaaaaaatacaatgacattcaaatgaccttgaaaatcgagttcaaggtcaaaggtattggtgtcattagatggccccctttacccccttcaacttttgttaaggtcatttttcgttaaaattagtttttccatggttttttgtcgtggtcggattaaaatgaaacaccctgtatatatcaGAAGATCATCGGAACCAGTCAGTCTCGAATCTCGAAGATATTAAAGttcaaaaatttggtttttcaccctgtatactctgtttaactgaaaactgcatcatttctatctcagcttctataaaatgaattttaatctaCCGAGGTTctcgtttttttctgttttctttttattaattcatgaaaaacaagattttaAGTCTTGCATATGCGTTTCTATCATGGCGATATTTCGTTTAACGCAgccattaattaattatagctcggcgagcgagagagaaagaataatacaaattttaggttattttaaatgatttcatttatttaatcccgagaaatagatcaaataTACTGAAATACACGCTTACACGTGTATATTTTCAGTATTTGCACGTGTTACACGccctattgaaaaatctcacctgtgatctcacgtgagatttttcaTTAGGGCGGTaactgaaaaattttttttcccacTCGCCCTCTTATGTGCAGCACttgttaaataatttaatccaTCAAAGAGCAAAGTACAAAAACTGTGTAATTATGTGtgaattaaaaacaattttgatattaaagcaatacataattttgaaggaagctacgtgcgacaaagaattggcagcggttttttattaCATCACTGCATAGAGCCAAACGTACAATTAatgcatacatacatacacacgtgTGCGCTTAATGCCGAATCTTCATTTGTTCTAATGAAGTGTTATACTTATATGATTATCTGCGCATATACACTTTCAATCTCGACGTCAATGACGCTCATTCTTGgaatgtaaatattatttactcATTAAACATCGCGTAAAACCATAATTGGCGCATCAGCGTTTGAATTTCAGATTTTGATGTTGTTGAACTCTCTGATGAAGTTGCTCCCTATTTCCACTGTATAGCCCACTACCCACTGATGAAATCTTTCGATAACGGCTGAATTGGCTCTATAGCTTCAATTCGATACTAATCGCTATCTCCTTTTTGTAGATGGATTGATATAAAGTCCCTGATGCTATATAATACCGAAATCAGTTGGAATGCTGATCTCAGCTGATTTTGAATGCATGCAGGCTAATCGGGACGGGTGTACTGTACACACAACACGTATAGCTGTATCCTATCTACAGCAGCCAAGCGCCGGCAGTCTGTCTTGGAGAGTGCGGTAGCGAGGCGCAATACCTATAGAATAAGTTGTACAGGGTATAAAAgaaggaaaataataaaacgaagCGTTTTCCAACgaatgaaaacaattttaagtTTTCTGTTCGCACTTCGCAGTGTGGCATTTTTACAACGTGTATACATAGCTAACGTAGCTCATGCAGAGACTATGTCTCGGGTTATGTCCACAGACTGTCAACAACTTGTCCAAATAATAAGCATTATGGGAGCTTGAATTAGTGACTTGGATCTGCGATCGCAGAGTACTTAGTATTTTCTGCTACTTACCAGTGATATATCCTGATAAAGTGCTCGTACAAAAGTGCGTATGGATACGGTATGACTGAAATGGAAAACTTTTACCAGCACCTGTGTCGCTCTCACGCGGTATCCGCATATACGATCAGTGGACTCCGTGGTGCTGTGgtgcataatatactatagATATACTACACCATGCACGTTATAttacttatatatattatcTCGCGCATTAGTAGCGCGCTGTCTATACATACAGTATACAGTCTACGCCCTCTACTACAAGGCTAAACATACTACAATCTGCAATACGTACATAcgatatatctatatatacacctaCCTTATAGCTAGTTTATACCTATATTGTGTTTAAGTAGGTATATCGCGCCCGCAGACTGCGGAGACGCGGACAATACAAGGGACAACTTGCTCTGATCACTGGTGCAAGCGCGGTGGCGGCAGGCGGCTAATgcggctatatatatatatatatatatatacacacacacacagacctAATATAAGCTCAGTAGTCAGTTTGAGCCGAGATGCTGCACCTTACGGACACCGTGCTTCCACCGCAGGACATCATGCTCGAGGTTAGGAAGTTTATTTCCATTACTACCGCGCGAAACTCTCAAAGCTCAAACACGCTCGAGGTCACGAGAACTGCTCTTGGGCTTCTCAAGAATGTTCCGGCCACGAGGGAAGCCGTACTCGAGTACTTCTGCTCCGTCTTCTTTGCTGCTGTCAACAAACACATGCGCCAAATCGAGGTATCTTGCTTTTTCTTTATGCCCGACtcctttcttttttacaaCAAGCGTATGTAAGCACATACTAGTTCTCAATACGAGCCAGTTTCATTCTCAATATTTCGCCGATTTCATTCATCATTTTCTCTATTTCAGATGAGGCAGAATGTACCCATTAGTGAGGAAAACATAATTTCCGAAATACACCTTGTCCTCAGTAGTTTTATCAACGGCAACCCAGAGGCCTGGGCTCCCATCATATCAGCATGGTCTCTTGATCTTCTTGGTGAGCCATCAGTTAAAACATCCTCTATACCGCTGCAGACTCTTAATCATTAATCAACCCCCTATCCTTGCAGGTAAATTATCCACCAACCATTCCAAGCACATCAATTTGTCAGGTAGTGCAGGAATTAACGATTGCCTTCAGCAATGGATGTCCTGCCGAGCTACTAGAACCCTCATAGACATCACAGCACAATGTTTACAGTGTCTAATGCACGCTGATACCGAATCTTGTATAAAAGCCTTGCTGGACACAAGTGTAATGCACAGCCCACATTTTGACTGGGTTGTCGCTCATGTAGGTAGTTGTTTTCCAAATGTAGTCATAACTAGGGTACTCTCGTGTGGCTTGAAAGATTTCTGTGCTCTGAAAAACAGCGAGCGTAAAGACAAAAAAATggatcaaaaattaaattcggTCGTCGGAATTCTCACTCATTTGGCAGGCAGTCACTTTTATGATATCAGGACTGCATTGTTAGACTTGTTTATGGTAAGctacattattttttacctCTTTAACAATGTATACCATTTTAATACGAATATAAGTCGtcatcgctttattttttagtgGAGTTTAGATGAAAACGTTAATGTAAACGAAGACACAAAAGTACAAAGGTTAGCCACTGttccatttttattaaatctggcaTCGCTTTCATCAATGTTACTGAAAGCTCTCACAAATGATTTATCACAAATATGtaagtatataaaaatgttaaatgaatTTACAATGAAGGAATTATGAATTTATCTATAGCTTATAAAATTGTTATGATTAGTGACGCCGGATGTGATACCAAGGTTAGCATTATTTTCTACGGACTgggtgaaatattttaaaaatgatgcCACAAGTTTGATAAACATAGCAGTGCACTTGGCACTTGGATGTGATCAAGGAGCCCtgcaaattataaatattctcTTGGACACGAGTTTAAATCCTAGCAATGTAGGCTACCACAGTGTGAATGCTGCACAAAATGCAAAAAACGTTTGTCGCGAAATTCTCGAATTGATTTTAGAAGAAATCGAGCTCACTATTAGAACAGATCATTGTAGATCAACTAACATACCATTGCTAACATCTATCAAACAAGACTTACCTACTGTCATACCTCTTCTATTGAACTCGCAACcattaaaagttaaaactGCAGTCAAGTTATTATCTTTATTAGGAAATCAAAATTCCAATGTATTAATATCAGCAGCAACATACGTTCTTCACAAAGCACAAACGAATTTTCACTTGGCCGTATTAGTGCGCCTTATTACAGATAAcgccaattttttttccaaaaaatataaaaatgaaaatgccATTTTGGATTATGGATATTTCACTCAGGTAGTAGAGCAAGCTATAAGGGAAGTACAGTACTCAAATGTCACAGATAATCAGGCTATTAGGCAACTATTTCAAAATTTGACTGTACTATTAAAGTGAGTACATTTTACATATGTTATATCCATGATAATAACATAGTTATTAAACGTTCATAATTTATAGATGGGAAAATTCTGGTAAAGTACCAAACTTAAAATCCAATTTCATAACAAGAGCCATTAGAGTTAATTTACTGCAAATGGCAATATGCCTTATGAAAACAAATAACTTTGATCTAGCAAGTGATATTGCTGAATTGTTAAATTGTCTTAATCCACCAGACAGTACCAATTTTCCAGCAAATGTTGAACTGACTCTAAGATTAACTAAAGCTATTATTCgctatttttttatatgcatAGCAGAAGATGGTgggtatacaattttaaaatgatACACGTTTGATATATGAATAATCACATGCTCTCTCAATCTGATTTgtagatattataaaaaagcaacGAGGAGTTAAGATAGTGTGTCGGTTTCTCAAAGGCTTGACGACGTATTCGCAATATGCTAGAGTATTGGCACTGAgagaaattttagaaatagcGATATTTGGCGATCCTGCAAAATATTTTGGTgctaaagaaaaattcaaattcaatgCCACAGAAGTACTTCTTTTGCAACAAAATCACAAACAGgtattttatcaaataaataacttatttCTACATGCTGCGTCACGTCAAAGCAGAAATTATTCTTTCAACTCTTTATTTTATACTAGGGAACTGGAGCCATTCTAGCTCAAAGACACTCATCCGTATTCCATGCAGGAATCATTGGACAAGGTCCAAGAAAACTTGCTCCAGACAATAATATAgacaaagaaattataaaattaaacaacaCTCTATTGACTGACGTTATTAaggtattaaaataattttcactgTGGaataaatagtacattacggtacgtgtgacttaaaaaaaaactgatccatttaagtcaagagtatcgtataaaattttatatcgcAGATTGCTAAtgtccgcaagtctcgcctactcgatacgctcgtgcgctaacctcacggtgcaaataaggactactttagtcacagataggcgtgacttaacagctgattttagccacactgtgctataaatgaTTATATAACTTATCAATTGTTAATTTCATAACAGGCGTGCTGCAGCAACCGAGATTCCGCGCAATATTTAGTAAACATCGATGCTTTAACACTGGTCAGTTTACTGTTGGTTGAACTAATATCTCCAGATGTTATGTACAATGGATTACCATGGCCTGATGAGGAATTTACAAAGGTATGTAAAATTTGATGGATTAACATCTTTATGGTTATACATGAACTAATTATAATTCCATTTACTATTCTTTACCCAAATGAAATTGTTATTTATCAGGTGACTGTTGAAAGAGATTTGCAAATTCGGAGATCATTCAAAGATGCACCTGTACTATGGACATTGTTACATTTGACGGCATGGTACAGACCAACTTTAGCTTATTGTTCAGTGCTTTTAAGAGCTATTGTTGCTACAGTTTTAGCAAATTGGAATCTCAATAAAGGTGTTATGATAACTAATGTTATGGCTCTTGGACAATTGCTTCCGCCACCGCTTACAACCATTACTGATGTTCTGCCTGTGTTTGAACCACATCAGGTATTaatcaattttcatttttcgattCTTGTCAACATAAATCtacttgtgtgtgtgtgtgtttagcATGACAATTTGTCTATTTCAGATTACTACTgttatgcgtgaatgcgtatgGATGTACATGCATGAAAACATCCCATCACCAATGTTGTTTACGCGAAGCGAAGGTGCAAGTATTGCCTGGCGGGATACAGATACCTCGACACCGAACATACGGTTCACGGAAACTTTAAGACTCATATTTTTAGCAAACATTCACATTTTAGGTTCATTGTACtctaacatattttttaatgagCACAAATAAATgcgaacaaaaattaattttgaataaatataatataacattaaaattgttatacaGATAACTTTTTGTAAagtgtatattataataataccagagttaaagaaaaaatcaattctggaaactttgtaaatatgttttatacaatattatatttccaaacttgaaaatattgaataaattaacaaGTAAAACTATATATAAACACCCACAGAATCATACAAAATAAGCTTTCTGACATTGCACccagaaaaatatttttaataaaataatttaaaatgcaCTAAACGTCTAAGAGTGTTACGTCTTTTTATACCTACAATAAACATAATTTAGACAAAATCTTATAGTAACAAAT is a genomic window of Nasonia vitripennis strain AsymCx chromosome 1 unlocalized genomic scaffold, Nvit_psr_1.1 chr1_random0015, whole genome shotgun sequence containing:
- the LOC100114637 gene encoding integrator complex subunit 5, with protein sequence MLHLTDTVLPPQDIMLEVRKFISITTARNSQSSNTLEVTRTALGLLKNVPATREAVLEYFCSVFFAAVNKHMRQIEMRQNVPISEENIISEIHLVLSSFINGNPEAWAPIISAWSLDLLGKLSTNHSKHINLSGSAGINDCLQQWMSCRATRTLIDITAQCLQCLMHADTESCIKALLDTSVMHSPHFDWVVAHVGSCFPNVVITRVLSCGLKDFCALKNSERKDKKMDQKLNSVVGILTHLAGSHFYDIRTALLDLFMWSLDENVNVNEDTKVQRLATVPFLLNLASLSSMLLKALTNDLSQILTPDVIPRLALFSTDWVKYFKNDATSLINIAVHLALGCDQGALQIINILLDTSLNPSNVGYHSVNAAQNAKNVCREILELILEEIELTIRTDHCRSTNIPLLTSIKQDLPTVIPLLLNSQPLKVKTAVKLLSLLGNQNSNVLISAATYVLHKAQTNFHLAVLVRLITDNANFFSKKYKNENAILDYGYFTQVVEQAIREVQYSNVTDNQAIRQLFQNLTVLLKWENSGKVPNLKSNFITRAIRVNLLQMAICLMKTNNFDLASDIAELLNCLNPPDSTNFPANVELTLRLTKAIIRYFFICIAEDDIIKKQRGVKIVCRFLKGLTTYSQYARVLALREILEIAIFGDPAKYFGAKEKFKFNATEVLLLQQNHKQGTGAILAQRHSSVFHAGIIGQGPRKLAPDNNIDKEIIKLNNTLLTDVIKACCSNRDSAQYLVNIDALTLVSLLLVELISPDVMYNGLPWPDEEFTKVTVERDLQIRRSFKDAPVLWTLLHLTAWYRPTLAYCSVLLRAIVATVLANWNLNKGVMITNVMALGQLLPPPLTTITDVLPVFEPHQITTVMRECVWMYMHENIPSPMLFTRSEGASIAWRDTDTSTPNIRFTETLRLIFLANIHILGSLYSNIFFNEHK